DNA from Candidatus Eremiobacteraceae bacterium:
CGCGCAGCCGCTCGCGCAAGGCGCGTGCGACGGCGATCGCCGCGAATCGTATGGCCTCGTCGCGCACGGCGGCCGCGAACGCCTCTCCACTGAACCCCGCGTCGTCGGGCCGCGTCTTCTCTTCGCCGAGCGCCTGCGCAGACGCAGGGACGGGAAGCACCTGCGGATCCTCGATTGGCGGTGCGGCTACTGCATCGTCCGGCGCGGACGGCGCCGTCACAGGCTCTGGAATTTGAATCGGCGTCTCTTGAGCCATAACCGCGCTTCGCCGGCGCCGGGGGCGCAGCGGCGTGAACTCAGCGCGCTCGCCGCTCACGCAGACATGCTTCGATCGACGCGCGCCGCAGCGGTCCATACGATTGCAGGACGCGTTCGCGCAGTGAGCTCGGCAGCGTCGACAAGACGTATGCGGCGGTTCGCGGGGACTCGCGCTCGAGCGATGATCTCAACCCTGCGATTGCGGGATCGGGAGTCTTCCTGTGACGTTGCGGCCACAGCGTGAAGCCGAACGCCACCGCGACCAACGCCAGGGCGGCTGCTGGAAGCACGGCACGCGCCAGCGGCATAGGCGCGGCGGCGATGGCCGGTTTGGTACGAACCGCGAAAGGCACCGACTCGACGACCACATCGTCGCCCGCATCGAGATCGGCGCCCGCTGCGGCGCGGACCAGCGATGCGATCGCCGGTTGATGGCTGGCATCTGTCCGCGCGGCATCCAGAAAGACGGCGACCGACATGCGCACGAGCGCGTCGGCTGCCGTGGTGCGCCGCTCGACGATGGTGTCGTACGCATAGTGGCGCGTCGTGCGTTCCTTGTCGAGCTTGCGTCCGCTCTCGGTGCCATTCTCGCGCCCGGTGTCCGCGTCGAGGAGCCCATGCGGCACGACGCGCGTGCTTTGGGTTGATTGCTCCGAACCCGCGCTGCGCATGCTCACCCGGACGATCGCGGCGCCGGGGCCGAGCGCAGCGTCGAGCGCGCTCTGGACGTTCGATTGGATGCGCGCCTCGCGGCTCGCCCCGCGATCGGGCGGCGAGCCGATCAATTCGCCCGAGCCGTCGACCACTGCCACCTTGTCGGTGCTCAAACCCGGATATCCCGCGGCCACGAAGCGCTTGATGCCGGCGACCGCTACGGCGCTGAGCGCAACTCCCGGGCCGAGGATGAGTTGCACGCTGGCGCTGGGCGGCGAGCGCTCGCCTGAGTCCGCGAACGCGTCTGCCGAGGCGGGCGCGATGACCACCGTCGCATCGGCGACGCCGTCGATGCGGCGCAGCCCTGCGACGAGGTCTCCCTCGATGCCCGCGCGCCGGCGATCGTCGACGATCTCCGGCGGCGTCAGCGGATTGTCTTGCGCGGCCAAGACGTCGGCGGTCGTCGGGACGTAGCCGTGCGGCAGATCCGCCAGCGCGAGCCTGACCAGCAGTTCGCGCCTCAGGCGCGCAGGCACGTACAACTGCGTGCCCTGCACGTTCGCGCTGAACGGCTCGTTCCAGAGCGTCAAGGCCTGTTCGACTTCGGCTGCCTGACGAGGATGAAGCGGCACGTCGAACAGCGGCACCGGCGCCGTGTTGTGTGCGAATAGCGCGCCAGCCAGCACGGTGACGATCACGCCGCATGTCACGGCGGCGACCGGACGGCGGCGATGGTGCAGCCAGATCGTGCAATCTTCGACCAGTCTGGGGACGGACGCCGGCAGTCGCGCCAGCACGCATCACACCTGCGTTTGGAGCAGTGCGGTGACGGCACCGCTCACGCGCGAAGCGGTGATCGCAGCCACCTCGAGCGCCACGTCGGCTTTGGCTCGCGCGATGGCCGCTTGCGCGATGCTTCCACGGCCGGCCGCGAGCAGTGCGGTCTCGTCGTCGGCGCGCTGCAACGACGAAGCGGCCGTGTCGAGCAGCGCCGCGAACGAGGACCCGCCGCCGGCCGGCGCGGCTTGATCGGTTTCGATCAGCACCGCTGGACGAAGCGGCCCGATCGCCTCGATGCTCGGCGTCATCACAACTGCTCGATGTCCATCGCTTCGGTATCCATCTGTTTGGCGGCTTGCAAAGCAGAGACGTCCGCGTCATACGTGCGCCCGGCTGCCACCAAGCCGACCATCTGCGCGATCGGATCGACATCTGAGACCTCGACGTACCCTTTGTGCGGGCCGCTGGCCGGCGCGAGCGGATTGGTCGGATCGAGGCGATACGCAGCTTGCGACGGCTGCTCGATCAGACCCGCGAAGCGCACGCCCGCGGGCGTCGCATCGTCATCCAACGCGGTGTCGAAGTCTGCGTCGACAGCGGTCTGCATCGCGTCCGAGAACGACGTCGATGGTTCGAAGATCGCCGTGCGCGCGCGATAGACCGAGCCGTCCGCTTGCTGCACGTTCGCGTTCGCCAGGTTCTGCGCGATGACGTCCATCGAGAGGCGTTGGGCCGCCATGCCGCTTGCGGCGATGTCGAATGCGGATGGGCCGTCGTTCATCGGCGCTCTTCCTCTGCGACGGTGCGGAATTCGCGCAGCAGAGCGCGCGTCTGTTGGGTCAGCGCGCGATACCAGATGGCGTTCTTGGCGATCGCGCCCATCGCATACTCGACCGTCGAGACCGGGTCGGCCGTGGACACGTCGTGCATGGCCGACGCAAAGCGCAGACCTCCGTCGCCGGGGCCGGCCGTGAGCGTGACATCTTTCGGCGCAAAGCCGGTCGAACCGGCATTGGCGACGTCGCCGGCGAGCACCGCCGCGCGATACCGTGCGAACTGCATCGCGCCTTCCACCATGCGAAGTGCCGTCATGAAGTTCACCTCGTGTTGCTGAATGCGGGCTTAAAGCTATCCTCAGAATGTGAGCGGGATTGGTCCGAGAGGTGGGCAAACCAAGTATCCGTTATGAACCGGCGTTTGATTCCAACCCTGATGTGCGCGGCCGCATGCCTCGCGATCGCGGCGGCAGCTCGCGCAGACAACAACGACCAAGACACCTCGGTGCAAGTCCAGCTGCCCAACGGATTTTGGGCCACCTCGAGCTACGCTATCCCCGGCCCGAGCGCCGACACGAAATACATCGTCATCTATGAGATGCACATGTCCAATCAGAGCCGCACCTCGCCGCTCAACGTGGACTACAAGGACTTCGTGCTGCGCTCGGACGGCTATGGCACCGACGACGGCTACCACGTCGATCGCAAGAAGACCGCATCGCTGGTCACCTCCCTCTCCGAGGGGGTGCTCGGGCCGGGCCAAGGGCAAAGCGGCTCGCTGGTCTTTCTCGTCCCGGCCGGCATGCGCCGTGCCACCTTGTGGTACTACGTCGTCCAGTTCGACGCCACGTACCCCTCGTATTAGGCTCCCCCGGCCCGTGCGCCGATGTAGTAAGCATGGAGCACGACCGGCGGGATAACCCGTGGGAGCGCATCGCCGCGCGGCTGGATGAGGCGCTTGACGACGCCCGCAGTCTGGCCGGACGCTCGGCCGCGCCCCGTTCCTCGGCCTCGACCGCCAACAAATTGCTCGACCTCCTCGCGCGGGCGCGCAGCGAGGTCCACGCCCGCGAGTTAGAGGCCAGCGTCGCTTCGGCGCGGGCGCAACGCCTGCAAAGCGAACTCGAGACCCAGCGGCGCCGGGCCGATACGCTGGTGCGCATCGGCAAGGCCATCAACGTCGTGCGCCGGCTTGACCAATTGCTGCAGCTCATCGTCGACCTTGCGGTGGAAGCGGCGGGCGCGGAGCGGGGATTGATCGTCGTGCCCGATCAAGCGGGCGGGCGCCAAGAATATAGCGCCGGCGCGAATCTCGACCCGGACGCCGTCACGCGTCCGGAATTCTCGGTCAGCCGCTCGATCATCGAGCGCGTCTTCAAAGAAGGTGCGCCGCTGGTCACGACCGACGCGCAGAACGATCCGGAAGTCAACGCGTCGCCGAGCATCCGCTCGCTGCACATCCGCTCGATCAACTGCGTGCCCATCGTCGGCAAGGGCGGCACGATCGGCGTGATCTACGTCGACTCGCGCATCCGTACGGACAGCCTTTTCCAGCACGATCCCGAACTGCTGGCGACGATCGCCGATCAGGCCGCGGTCGCGATCGACAACGCGCGCCTGTACGACGATTGGAGCCGCAACTTCGAAGATCTTTCGAACATCAAGTCGCAGACCGACGAGATCCTCGAGTCGATCGCGTCAGGCGTCATCATGCTCGACGGCAACGACACGATCGCGCAGTTCAACCGCGCCGCCGAGATCACGTTCGGACTGTCGGCCTCGACGCTCGAAGGGCGGCACGCGCGCATCCTCAACTCGTGGCTGCCCGGCTTCACCACCTTGCTCGAGCAGTACAAGTCGATTCCGGAAGGGCGCGCCGAGGTCGAGATGCGCGGCACGCACTTCGTGCGCGGTCCGATCGTGCTGCAATCCACCTTCCTGCGCGTGCACTCGCTGACCGGCGAAGGCGTTGGCACGGCCGTCGTCCTCAACGACCTCACTGCACGGCGCAAGCTCGAAGCCGAGAACAAAGCGCAGATCGAACGCAGCGAGCGGGTGGCACGGTCCTTTGAGAGGTATCTGGCGCCGCATGTCGTCAGCGAGCTGCTGCTGGACCCGGACAACGTGCCCCTTGGCGGTACCCGCCTGACCGCCACCATGCTGTTCGCCGATATCCGCGGCTTCACCGAATTGTCCGAGCGCCTCATGCCTGAAGAGGTCGTCGATATGCTCAACCGCTATCTCGCGCCGACGGTCGACGTCGTGCTCGCCAACCTCGGCCTCTTGGACAAGTACTACGGCGACGGCATCATGGCTGTGTTCGGCGCGCCCCGGCCTGCGGCTGACGACCCGAATCGCGCCGTGCTCGCCGCGCGCCAGATCCTCGAACAGGTCGAACTGCTCAACGCTCAGCCCGGCGTGCACTGGCCGCTGTCGGTCAGCATCGGGCTTGCGACGGGCGACGTCGTCGCCGGCAACATCGGCTCAGAGCGCCGGGTCGAATACACCGTTGTCGGCAGCGCGGTCAATCTCGCGCAGCGGCTGCAATCGATCGCCGAGCCCAATCAGATCCTCGCCGACGCGCGGACCTACGAGAAAGTGCGCGGCCAAGTGGCGGCGACACGCCGCCAGGCGCGCATCAAAGGGCGCGCAGGCCTCACCACGGTCTACGTCCTGCACGGATAGCGGCGCCCGTGGTCGCTCGCGTCCTCAAAGCCATCGGCTGGGCCGCGCTGCTCGGCTTCACGGTCGGAGCCGGAATCTACATCATCGCCGCGCTGCTCGCCCAGCTCTATGGGCCGGTGTTCTACGCGATGACGTTCGCCAACCACGTGGGCTTCCTGATCCTCTACGGACTGGGAGGCGCGGTGATCGTCGGCGGCGCGCTACTCGTCGGATACGCGATCTTCTTGCACGGCCTGCCGGTGTCGGCAAGCATGGCGCGGCTGGCAGCCGTTGCATTCGCTGGGCAACTCCTCGAACTCGGAGCGCTCGAAGCATTCGCGATCCGCGAACCGCAAAGCCTGACCTGGCCGATCGCGGAGCAGCTCATGCCGTTCAACATCGGTTTGTTCAGGCCGGTCGGGATCTGGGAAGGCAGGCCTGACGCCGCCTTCTTCTGGTTCTCGGCGGCGCTCGTCGCGGTCAGCTATGCTTGGTGGAGCCGCAAGCGCTAGGCGTTCTTTGGCTAGGGTTTGCAGCCTTGCGTTTGCCACGCCTTGAAACGCGCGCACATCTGCGGCGTCCATTGCGCGCCGGTTCCCTTCGGCGGCATGCTCCCGTCGCTCACCGCGGCATAGATCGCGTCCGCGTGCTGCACGACCTCGTCGAAGCTGCTGAGGTCCATGCCGTACGCTTCCATGTGCTCGACGTCGGTGTCGGTGAACATCGGCCGGATGTCGCGCGCGAACGACAGGGCCGGATCGTTGCTGCTCATAGGTGGCGGCTGATTCCGCCGAGCCGGGCCGTGCCCCTGTCCGAAAAAACGAAGAGGCCCGAGCTGGCGGCTCGAGCCTCTGAATTCCCACGCAGCGCCCGCGATCAAGATCGCGGGACTACAATTAGCGTTTGCTGAACTGGAAGCGTTTGCGGGCGCGTTTGCGGCCGTACTTCTTCGATTCTTTCTCGCGCGGATCGCGCGTGAGCAAGCCTGCCTTGCGCAGCACGGGGCGCAGCGATTCGTCAGCAGAGACCAGCGCGCGCGCGATGCCGTGGCGGATCGCGCCGGCCTGGCCGGTGAGGCCGCCGCCGAACGCGTTGACGATCACGTTGAAGCGCCCGACGCTGTTGGTCGCATCGAATGGCTGGCGCACGATCTGCATGAGGGTCGCGCGGCCGAGATACTTATCCGCCGGCTTGCCGTTGATCGTGATGTCGCCCGTGCCGGGCGCGAGACGCACGCGTACGACGGCGCGTTTGCGCCGGCCGGTGCCTCTGGGTACGCTGGGAGCGGTGATCGCCATCTAGTCTACCTTTATCGGCTGCGGCAACGGCTGCGGTTTGTGCGCGCCGTGCTCGTGCTCGGCGCCGGCGAACACGCGCAAACGCTTCATGCGCTGCGCGCGGATCTTGTTCAGCGGCAACATCCCGCGCACGGCCAGCTCGATGAGACGCTCGGGGTGCTTGGCTCTGATGTCTCCGGCGGTCTGCGTGAGGAGCCCGCCCGGGTACTGCGTGTGGTGTTGATACAGCTTCTCGGTCCACTTCTTGCCGGTGAGGTGGACCTGGCCCGCATTGACGACGATGACGAAGTCGCCGCAATCCGCATGCGGCGTGAAGTCGGGCTTATGCTTGCCGATCAGCACCGCGGCGATGCGCGTCGCTAGACGGCCAAGCGTCAGGCCCTTTGCGTCGATGATGAACCACTGCCGTTTGCCGGCATCTTTCGCTAGGAGCGGGGTGCGCATTGAGATTGAGATGTCCTGTCAGAAAGAAACCCTACCCCGGCGGGGAGGGACAACGACAATAATACGCGAGCGCGCGGTCCGGCGTCAAGTTTTGATCATGGTTTCGACGCATGTCCCTCATGGCGGTTTGTCTGGTGGCGGCCATCACTGGGGTGCTATCCGCACCGCATGCCCCGCTATCTGCCACAGCGCAAGCAGCGCGACAGCCAGACCGACGTACGCGGCGCCGATCGCCGCTCGCTCCTGCATCGACATCGGTGACGTGCGCGCCCACAGCGCGTGCGCCACCCAACCGCCGTCGAGCGGCACGATCGGGATAAGATTGAACAGATTGATGAAGAACATCGTCGACGCGAGCGCAAGCCAGAACGGATTGCCGGTCTGCATCCCGATCGCGAAACACGCAAGCGCACCGACACCGCCGAGCAGCGGGCCAGCCAGCGAGACCACCGCCGACGCCTTCGAATCCCGCGGCAGATTCTTGATGGAGACG
Protein-coding regions in this window:
- a CDS encoding FliH/SctL family protein — translated: MSGERAEFTPLRPRRRRSAVMAQETPIQIPEPVTAPSAPDDAVAAPPIEDPQVLPVPASAQALGEEKTRPDDAGFSGEAFAAAVRDEAIRFAAIAVARALRERLRDPDVLTAYVDSALRACGRAQRQVVRLHPHDANAYRAQRGVEVIADAGCARGEVRIEARGGEVGATIEECAELLARAAAHA
- a CDS encoding flagellar M-ring protein FliF C-terminal domain-containing protein, giving the protein MLARLPASVPRLVEDCTIWLHHRRRPVAAVTCGVIVTVLAGALFAHNTAPVPLFDVPLHPRQAAEVEQALTLWNEPFSANVQGTQLYVPARLRRELLVRLALADLPHGYVPTTADVLAAQDNPLTPPEIVDDRRRAGIEGDLVAGLRRIDGVADATVVIAPASADAFADSGERSPPSASVQLILGPGVALSAVAVAGIKRFVAAGYPGLSTDKVAVVDGSGELIGSPPDRGASREARIQSNVQSALDAALGPGAAIVRVSMRSAGSEQSTQSTRVVPHGLLDADTGRENGTESGRKLDKERTTRHYAYDTIVERRTTAADALVRMSVAVFLDAARTDASHQPAIASLVRAAAGADLDAGDDVVVESVPFAVRTKPAIAAAPMPLARAVLPAAALALVAVAFGFTLWPQRHRKTPDPAIAGLRSSLERESPRTAAYVLSTLPSSLRERVLQSYGPLRRASIEACLRERRAR
- the flgC gene encoding flagellar basal body rod protein FlgC, translating into MNDGPSAFDIAASGMAAQRLSMDVIAQNLANANVQQADGSVYRARTAIFEPSTSFSDAMQTAVDADFDTALDDDATPAGVRFAGLIEQPSQAAYRLDPTNPLAPASGPHKGYVEVSDVDPIAQMVGLVAAGRTYDADVSALQAAKQMDTEAMDIEQL
- a CDS encoding adenylate/guanylate cyclase domain-containing protein; its protein translation is MEHDRRDNPWERIAARLDEALDDARSLAGRSAAPRSSASTANKLLDLLARARSEVHARELEASVASARAQRLQSELETQRRRADTLVRIGKAINVVRRLDQLLQLIVDLAVEAAGAERGLIVVPDQAGGRQEYSAGANLDPDAVTRPEFSVSRSIIERVFKEGAPLVTTDAQNDPEVNASPSIRSLHIRSINCVPIVGKGGTIGVIYVDSRIRTDSLFQHDPELLATIADQAAVAIDNARLYDDWSRNFEDLSNIKSQTDEILESIASGVIMLDGNDTIAQFNRAAEITFGLSASTLEGRHARILNSWLPGFTTLLEQYKSIPEGRAEVEMRGTHFVRGPIVLQSTFLRVHSLTGEGVGTAVVLNDLTARRKLEAENKAQIERSERVARSFERYLAPHVVSELLLDPDNVPLGGTRLTATMLFADIRGFTELSERLMPEEVVDMLNRYLAPTVDVVLANLGLLDKYYGDGIMAVFGAPRPAADDPNRAVLAARQILEQVELLNAQPGVHWPLSVSIGLATGDVVAGNIGSERRVEYTVVGSAVNLAQRLQSIAEPNQILADARTYEKVRGQVAATRRQARIKGRAGLTTVYVLHG
- the rpsI gene encoding 30S ribosomal protein S9, which encodes MAITAPSVPRGTGRRKRAVVRVRLAPGTGDITINGKPADKYLGRATLMQIVRQPFDATNSVGRFNVIVNAFGGGLTGQAGAIRHGIARALVSADESLRPVLRKAGLLTRDPREKESKKYGRKRARKRFQFSKR
- the rplM gene encoding 50S ribosomal protein L13; its protein translation is MRTPLLAKDAGKRQWFIIDAKGLTLGRLATRIAAVLIGKHKPDFTPHADCGDFVIVVNAGQVHLTGKKWTEKLYQHHTQYPGGLLTQTAGDIRAKHPERLIELAVRGMLPLNKIRAQRMKRLRVFAGAEHEHGAHKPQPLPQPIKVD